Within Chloroflexota bacterium, the genomic segment ATCGGGGCTTTGAGCAGGAACGGTCCACTATCCTTGCCGCCACCGCCTCCTGCCAGCCGCAAGCGCCGCAGTTGCTCGTCTTCCACCCGCGCTTCGTAAAGCGTACCGCCCATCAGCACCTGCCACTGCCCATCGGCTTCGTAAACATAGCCCTCGAAAGAGCGGTGGTCGGCCAGCAAAGAATACAACGGCTGGCCGCTCACGGCAGCCATGTCGACCTCATACACCCGTCCATTCACGGCCACGTGGCGTTCATCCAGAATTTCTACTTCAAATTCCTGGTCGTTGACGGTGGTAATATATTTCATACCGGGGTCTCCTCAAAGATGCAAGATGCAAGTTGCAAGATGCAGGATGCAAGTTGCAAGATGCAGGTTGCAGGTCAGCGGTGGATGCGTTCCCAGCGAGAATACCACTTCCAGTTGCTGGTGTCGCGCTTGGCGCTGCGGATGACGTGCGCCGCCCGCAGGGTTTCCTGATGCGCCACCAGGGTCGCCATAATCGCTGCAATTTCGGGGTAGGTTTCCCGCACTGCATCGGCCTCTTCCATCGAAAAGCGCTCTTCGACAAAACGGGTATCGAAACTGCCTGCAATGAAGCGGCTCTGCTTGAGCAAATTCTGGTGAAACGGAATCGTGGTGCGCACGCCTACAATTTTGTATTCTTCCAACGCGCGGCGCATGCGCTGAATCGCGTGGCCGCGGGTTTCGCCCCACACGATGAGCTTGGAAATCAACGAATCGTAGTAGGGGGAAATCTCAAAACCAGAATACACCCCCGTATCCACCCGCACACCGGGGCCGGTGGGCAGCAGCATGTGCTCGATGCGGCCAATGGAAGGCATGAAATTGTTGTAGGGATCTTCCGCATTGATGCGGGCTTCCATCGCCCAGCCGTGCATTTGAATTTGCTCCTGCGTGTAACTCAGCGGCCTTCCTCTGGCTACACGAATTTGCTCTTTCACAATGTCCACACCGGTCACATACTCGGTAATCGGGTGCTCCACCTGTAAGCGGGTGTTCATCTCCAGAAAGTAGAAATTCTTGTCCTTATCTACCAGGAATTCGATGGTGCCGGCGTTGATGTACCCCACCGCCTCCGCAGCCCGCACGGCCACGCCTCCCATTTTCTGGCGAAAGGCTTCATCCTGCCCCACAAAGGGGGAAGGCGACTCCTCAAAGAGCTTCTGATGCCGCCGCTGGATGGAGCATTCCCGCTCGCCCAGGTGGATGGTGTTGCCATGGGTGTCGGCCAAAATTTGAATTTCGATGTGGCGGGCGCCTTCGATGAGTTTTTCCAGATAGACGTTGCCATCGCCAAACGCGGCCTCGGCTTCCGCACGGGCCGAGCGCAGGGCCGCGGGCATCTCGTCCAGCGAGCGCACTTCGCGCATGCCCTTGCC encodes:
- a CDS encoding acetyl-CoA carboxylase biotin carboxyl carrier protein subunit; translated protein: MKYITTVNDQEFEVEILDERHVAVNGRVYEVDMAAVSGQPLYSLLADHRSFEGYVYEADGQWQVLMGGTLYEARVEDEQLRRLRLAGGGGGKDSGPFLLKAPMPGLVVSVPVTEGQEVKKGDVLVVLESMKMQNELKSPKAGKVEKVKVSDGQTVDQGEVMVTVV
- the accC gene encoding acetyl-CoA carboxylase biotin carboxylase subunit is translated as MFNKVLIANRGEIAVRVIRACRELGLQTVAVYSDVDRNALHVRYADEAYYIGPPQARESYLRMNKLLEVAKKSGAGAIHPGYGFLAERAEFAQACEDEGIVFIGPKPHAIATMGDKAMARATVSAAGVPVVPGTEGEGNLNDEELLALAPKIGFPLLIKAVAGGGGKGMREVRSLDEMPAALRSARAEAEAAFGDGNVYLEKLIEGARHIEIQILADTHGNTIHLGERECSIQRRHQKLFEESPSPFVGQDEAFRQKMGGVAVRAAEAVGYINAGTIEFLVDKDKNFYFLEMNTRLQVEHPITEYVTGVDIVKEQIRVARGRPLSYTQEQIQMHGWAMEARINAEDPYNNFMPSIGRIEHMLLPTGPGVRVDTGVYSGFEISPYYDSLISKLIVWGETRGHAIQRMRRALEEYKIVGVRTTIPFHQNLLKQSRFIAGSFDTRFVEERFSMEEADAVRETYPEIAAIMATLVAHQETLRAAHVIRSAKRDTSNWKWYSRWERIHR